CGGGGAAACGCGATTTGAATTATTAGAAGCCCTTTCATCAACTTCTTCAATTCAAAAGTTTATTGATAATAAGGGGGAAGGAATTCACCATATCGCATTAGAAGTGGATAATATTAATGCACGATTAGAACAATATAAAGCAGACGGGGTAAGACTGATTAACGAACAAGCGAAAGCAGGTGCGCATAATAGTGAAATAGCCTTCATTCATCCCAAAGCAGCTAATGGAGTGTTAGTTGAACTATGTCAACCGGCTGAGGAGAGTGAGAAATAATGGACATTTTTGATAAGATTAACGAACTTTATGATAAAAGAAGGCAAGTAGAACTTGGTGGCGGAGATGAACGAATCGAGAAACAGCATGTTAAGGGTAAAAATACTGCAAGAGAACGCATTGACTACCTATTGGATGAAGGAACATTTGTAGAGTTGAACCCTTTTATGGAACACCGTGAAACGGACTTTGGCATGGACACCTCAAATGCAAAAGGCGAGGGAGTCGTTACAGGATATGGAAAAATAAATGGAAAAGCGGTTTATTTATTTGCTCAGGATTTTACCGTTTATGGTGGGGCACTGGGGGAAATGCATGGCAAAAAGATTGCTGCTGTAATGGACTTAGCCGCAAAAAACGGGGTGCCGTTCATCGGATTGAATGATTCTGGTGGTGCCAGAATACAGGAAGGTGTGTCATCATTAGATGGATATGGACAAGTATTTTACCGGAACTCTATTTACTCAGGTGTGATTCCACAGATATCCGTCATCCTTGGTCCAAGTGCTGGTGGAGCAGTTTATTCGCCAGCGATTACCGATTTTGTCATTATGGTCGAGAAAACATCACAAATGTTTATAACAGGGCCAAAAGTTATTGAAACGGTCACTGGCGAGAAAATAACTGCTGAGGGGTTAGGCGGTGCTGATGTACATAACTCGAAAAGCGGAAATGCGCATATTAAAGCAAGCAGTGAGGAAGAGGCTCTAGACAGAGTACGTGAATTACTTTATTATTTACCGGCAAATAATAAAGAAAAACCGGAGATTGACAAGGTCAATGATCTTGATCGTATGTGTCAGGACATTACTGATATTGTTCCATTCGATTCAACCCGGCCATACGATGTAAAACGTGTCATCGGGCAAGTCGTTGACCCAAATAGTTTTTTTGAAATTCATAAGGATTTTGCCAAAAATATTGTTGTTGGCTTCGCACGGATAAACGGACAGACGGTTGGTCTTGTGTGTAATCAACCCAAATATTTGGCTGGTGGCCTGGACATTGATTCCAGTGATAAAGCAGCCAGGTTTATCCGATTCTGTGATTCCTTTAATATTCCGTTAGTTACATTTGAAGACGTTACTGGTTTTTTCCCTGGCGTTAAACAGGAACATGGTGGTATTATTCGCCATGGTGCGAAGATTTTATATGCATATTCTGAAGCAACTGTTCCCAAAATTACAGTAATTACCAGGAAGGCATTCGGAGGCGCTTATGTAGCGTTAAACAGTAAGTCAATAGGCGCAGACCTTGTTTACGCCTGGCCGAATGCGGAAATAGCAGTAATGGGTCCGGAAGGTGCTGCCAACATTATTTTCGCTAAAGAAATTGCGGAAAGCGAAAATCCAGAAGAAACAAGGCAGAACAAAATTGATACTTATCGTGAAAAATTTGCTAACCCATATGTGGCAGCGGGACTCGGTATGATTGATGATGTAATTGATCCGCGGGAAACGCGAATTAAATTGATTCAGGCGCTAGACATGCTGCAAAACAAACAAGAAGACCGCCCAGCAAAAAAACACGGAAACATCCCATTGTAGAAAGAAAAGCGAAGGCTACTGGTTAGCGGCGTACAAATAGATAGGACTGTGATAGTGCGTCGAACTTTACGCACATTCATCAGGACTACCTATTGCTAGCCGCTAGGAGCCGCAGCTGGACAAGAAAAGCGAAGGCTACTGGTCAGAAGCGGACGCAGATAATTGAAACAACCAGGAGGTAACTATGATTACTGTAAATAATGAACGATTAGTTGACGAATTTTTGGAATTAGTACAGATTGATTCCGAAACCAAACATGAAACAGAGATCGCGAAGGTATTAAAGAAAAAATTTACCGATCTTGGTTTAGAAGTTATTGAAGATAATAGTCAGGAAGAAACTGGTCATGGTGCAGGTAACTTAATCTGTACGTTAAAAGGTACAAAAGATAACATAGAACCTATTTATTTCACGTCACATATGGACACCGTTGTTCCGGGTAATGGAATTAAGCCATCAATAATTGACGGATATATCGTTTCGGATGGTTCAACCATCCTTGGTGCAGATGATAAGGCAGGGTTAGCGGCAATATTTGAAATGATCCGGACCTTAAAAGATAATAATGTGGATCATGGGGAAATTCAATTTATCATTACTGCTGGAGAGGAATCGGGTTTAGTAGGTGCTAAAGCACTTGATGCATCATTATTGAAAGCAAAATACGGTTATGCTATTGACAGTAATGGTGAGGTTGGCGATATTATCGTTGCAGCACCTACACAAGCAAAAATTTTCACCGTTATGAAAGGAAAAACCGCACATGCCGGTGTTGCACCTGAACAGGGCGTATCCGCTATTACGTTGGCAGCAAAGGCGATTTCCAAAATGCCACTTGGAAGAATCGATGATGAAACAACTGCAAATATCGGGCGATTTGAGGGTGGCAAGCAGACAAACATCGTATGCGATTACGTGGAAATCCTAGCTGAAGCGCGTTCCCTTGATCCAAAGAAAATGGAAGCACAAGTGGAAAAAATGAAACAGGCGTACGAATCGACTGCTATCGAGTATGGTGGCACAGCAGAAGTTGATATCCAGATTATGTATCCTGGATTTAGACAAGAAGCCGGTGATCAAGTGGTAGAAGTAGCCAGAAATGCAGCCAAAGCAATTGGCCGGGAGAGCAAGCTCTTAACAAGTGGTGGCGGCAGTGATGCAAATGTTATCGCCGGCCATGGTGTTCCTACCGTAAACCTGGCAGTAGGCTATGAAAATATCCATACAACCAATGAACGAATTGCTGTAGAGGATTTGGTTAAAATTACAGAATATATTACCGCAATTGTTCAAGAAACAGCTAAATAGAGGGAAAGAAGTGTTCCAAAAGGTGTGACCCTTATTGGAACACTTTTTTTGCATCTATATGATATAATTAGGATAGAAACAAGAGTTCGTGAAAAGGGTGTTACTGATGTCATCAAAATGGTATCCAAAAAAGGGGCGGGTTATTTTTCATATAGACATGAATTGTTTCTACGCTTCTGTTGAAATGGCTTATAACCCGAAATTAAAAGGAAAACCATTAGCGATTGCTGGAAATCCGGAGGAACGAAAAGGAATCATTGTTACCAGCAGTTATGAGGCCCGAGCAAAAGGTGTAAAAACAACAATGCCTTTATGGGAAGCCAGAAAACTTTGTCCAAATCTTATCGTAATGCGGCCAAACTTTGATCGGTACCGGATGGCTTCTAAAGAAATGTTTAAAATGTTAGCGGATATTACACCAAGGGTACAGCCTGTATCTATTGACGAAGGATATATGGACATATCTGGTTGTGCAGACCTTGGAAGCCCGCCTGACATTGCTGAAAACCTTCAACAAAGAATTAAAACCGAACTCGACCTACCTTGCAGTATTGGTATAGCACCGAATAAATTTTTAGCTAAAATGGCCTCGGATATGAAAAAACCAATGGGAATTACCGTCCTCAGGAAACGGGATTTACCTGAGAAACTATGGCCGCTTCCTGTTGGAGAAATGTACGGAATTGGTGGAAAAACAGCGGCAAAGTTAAATAGTGTCGCTATTAATACTATTGGTGAACTTGCCACTACAGATGTCTATCAGTTAAAGCAGGTGCTTGGAATAAATGGTGAGAGACTAAGAAATCGTGCCAATGGCATTGATACAAGAGCCGTTGATCCTGATGCGGTTCATGAATTTAAAAGTATTGGAAGTTCGCAAACGCTACCAAATGACACAACGAGCGAGGCTGAAATTCGTAAATTAATGCATGCGCTTGCGGATAATGTAGAGAGGCGTTTGAAACGGAAAAATGCTGCGGGTCGGGGTGTACAATTAATGATTCGTTATCACGACTTGAAAACAATCACCCGCAGTAAAAAGCTGAAAATTTACATTGAATCAAAAGAAGATATTCTGCATGTCGCAAACGACTTATTACAGAAACATTGGAACCTTGAGCCAATTCGGCTGCTGGGCATCACTGTTCAAGATGCTGAGGAAAAGCAGCATATTGCTCATCAATTGGATTTATTTACGTATGAGAAGGAAGCAGAAAAGGAAAAATTATATTCCGTAATTGACCAATTATCTACAAAATATGGGAAAAATCCTTTTAAAAAGTTAAATAAGGAACAGGATAAAAATCAGCCACGGACTAGTTTCCAGAAAGATTTCCTGGATGATTATAAGCGGTAGTGAGATAGATGTAGTTGCATATGTCTATTTATGTTGTCTATGGTTGACTATGAAATTCTGAATATACTATCCGTTTAGCAGGTATGCATTGTGACAGCTAAGTAATTATAAATAAAAAGGAGAGTTGCAGCATGCATGTATTTGACTTATTTAAACTATCAGGCAAAACAGCAATCGTAACTGGTGGTGCACGAGGATTAGGCGCGCAAATTGCGCTGGGATTCGCTGAAGCTGGAGCAAATGTAGTAGTTTGCTCGCGTAAACTGGATGCCTGTAAAGAAATGAGCGAAAATCTGAAGGAATTTGGTGTTGATTCATTGGCATTTAGTTGTGATATAACCAATAAGGAAGACATCCAAAAAGTTGTGGCGGATACAAAGTCACATTTTGGATCAATTGATATATTAGTGAACAACAGTGGGGCAACTTGGGGTGCGCCAGTTGTTGATATGCCTTATGAAGCCTGGGAGAAGGTGATTAATGTTAATGTAACGGGAACATTCCTGATGAGTCAGGAAGTTGGCAAAGCTATGATTGAACAAAACCATGGAAAAATCATCAATATATCTTCCGTTGCAGGTTTTGGTGGCACAGATCCAAGGTATATGGATACGATTGGATATAACACAAGCAAGGGCGCGGTAATGACATTAACAAAGGATCTTGCGGTTAAGTGGGGACAATATAATATTAACGTAAATGCGCTGGCGCCTGGATTCTTTCCAACGAAAATGTCAAAAGGGTTAATCGGTACCGGGAAAGATAAAATCCTGGAAGGAACACCATTAAACCGTTTGGGTAGCAACACAGATTTAAAGGGTGCAGCATTGTTCCTTGCATCTAAAGCATCAGACTATGTCAGCGGAGATATTCTTACTGTTGACGGTGGGGCACATGCATTATAGGGTGATAGAAAGAATATGATTTACTTAGAAGGGAATTCCAATGAAAGTTAAACCAACAAACAAAGCATTTTACTTTTTAAGAAAAAGGGTCATAGTTAAATCTCCATTCAATATATAACCGATTCGTTAAATGTGGAAAAGGTGGTAGAAAAAGCAGCAAATCCGGGGAATTTCATGAGGACTTACGAGCAGATATTCTTATTTTTGGAATCTTTATCGGAAGGAACAGTATGCATGGCAAACTGTTATCCGGTAACAAAAGAGGGAGTGAGGATTTCATCATACTGTAAAAACCATTAATGTAAGCGCATACAAAGAAAGGGGAGGAAATGAATGGAAAAGGTTTGGTTAAAGCACTACCCGATGCATGTGCAGAGGGATTTGGAAATACCGGATGAATCAATTCCAGGTATGTTGAAGAGGACGATTGCTAATTATGGGGAAAACAAAGCACTTTATTTTTACGGAAGTGAGACGAGCTATTACGAGCTTGGAAATCAATCGGCAGCTTTTGCCTCATCCCTTCAGCAAAATGGTTTGAATAAGGGCGATCGTGTTGCTCTTATGCTCCCAAATTGTCCCCAGTTTGTGATTGGTTACTATGGCATTTTACAGGCCGGGGGAATTGTTACACAGGTTAATCCAATGCTTGTTGGCAAAGAGCTTGAATACATCTTAAATGATTCTGGAGCGGAAACAATCGTGATCTATGAACCGTTACTTCCTATCCTGAATGCCATTCTTGATCAGACATCCATTAAACAGGTAATTAAAGTCAATCTGGCTGGACGCGATACAAAAGATGGCATGGCGGTAGGGTTTGGCGATTTTATCAAACAGGCTAAAAAACCTCCAGAAGAAGTAGTAATAAACCCTGCAGAAGATGTTGCGGTTCTGCAATATACAGGTGGGACTACTGGCAGGTCAAAGGGAGCTATGCTAACCCATCGAAATGTGCTCGCTAATGTGATGCAGACATACGAGTATTTTAAAGATGAAATTCAACTAGGAAAGGATCGCTATCTTACGGTAATTCCATTGTTTCACGTGTTTGGGATGACGTCCTGCATGAATCTTTCCATCTATACGGGTTCTATGAGTATTATGCTGCCTAAATTTGATCTGGAAGAGGTTCTGCAAACAATAAAAGATTTGAAACCTACTTCCTTTCCAGGTGTTCCAACAATGTATGTGGCGCTCACGAATCATCCAAAGGCAGAACAATATGGGATTGATAGTATAAGACTTTGCAATAGCGGAAGTGCTCCGATGCCCGGTGAATTGCTTCGTTCGTTTGAAAGAAAAACAGGTGCGATGATTTTAGAAGGATATGGTCTCTCTGAAAGTTCGCCAGTTACACACTGCAACCCGGTGTTCTCTACCAGAAAACCTGGAAGTATTGGCATTGGGGTCCCGTCAACCGATTATAAAATTGTCGATTTAGAGGAAGGGGAAACAGAACTTCCTTTTGGTGAGGTTGGAGAAATTGCTATTAAAGGACCACAAGTAATGAAAGGCTACTGGAACATGCCAGAAGAAACCGATCACACATTGCGTGATGGGTGGCTTTATACAGGTGACATAGCACATATGGACGAAGATGGTTATGTTTTCATCATTGATCGCAAGAAAGACTTGATTATCGCAAGTGGGTACAATATCTATCCACGAGACGTGGAAGAGATTATTTATGAACACCCCGCCATTCAGGAAGCCGTGGTTGTTGGGATTCCTGATGCCTATCGGGGGGAAACCGTAAAGGCTGTAGTTGTTTTAAAGGATAATCAGTACTGTGGTGAAGATGAGTTAATCACTTATTGCCGAAATAATATGGCCGCATATAAGGTTCCACGGGTAATTGAATTTAGGAAGGAACTTCCAAAAACAAACGTAGGTAAAATTCTGAGGCGCGCTATAAGGGAAGATACCTAATAATAGAATGTCGCCAGCCACATATACGAAACAGGTGAAATGGTTGTTAAGAGGACAAAATTGTCCCTTCATCATGAAATGGCAGTTTCTTATACTTGTATTCCTCTTTCATTCCCCTATATAATGTAAAACGTTGCATGTGTAAAATAGGAGGGATACATGTTGAACTACATAAATAAATTTATACCAATTTTATTAGTCCTTTTACTCATTTTGGCGGCTTGCAGTAGCGGGGATAATGAGCAAAAGAACAATAATGCAGATTCACAAGAGAATAAGAAGGTGGTGAATATCAGCGCTCCGGGTGTAATTCCAAGTCTAAGTCCAACGATTGCAGATAATGACTTTAGCTTTACCATTATCAATCAGGTATTTGAGGGGTTATACCGTTTAAATAAAGAGGGTGAACCAGAATTAGCGTTGGCAGCAGAAGAACCGAAAGTAAGTGAAAACAATAAGGTCTATACATTCAAAATACGTAAAGATGCGAAATGGTCTAATGGTACTCCTGTGACAGCCCATGACTTTGAATACGCCTGGAAAAAAGCAGTTAATCCGGAAACAGGTGCCGCGTACGGACCGCAATTTGAGGAAATTGTTGACAATGCATCAGAAATCCTAAAGGGTAAAAAGCCGGCTGATTCTTTAGGTGTCGAAGCCCTTGATGATCGTACGTTAAAAGTATCGCTGGAGAATGCTATTCCTTTTTTCAAAGAACTGTTAACAACCGCAATCTTCTTTCCGCAACCACAGGAATTTATTGAGAAACAGGATGGTAAATATGCATCAGACAGTAAACATACTTTATTCAATGGACCATTTGTGTTAGCGGATTGGAATGGAACGGATCAATCATGGACGTATAAAAAGAATGAAAAGTACTGGGACAAGGAAGCTGTTAATGTAGACGAAATACGAGTCAATGTTGTTAAGGATACTGGAACTGCAGTTAGTCTATATGAAGAAGGCAAACTGGATCGGGTTAATCTAACGGGTGAGTATGTAGATAAATATAGAAGTAACCAAGATTATCATACATTTTTGACCGGAGCAACTTCTTATATAAAAATGAATCAAGGAAAAGACGGCAATAAAACAAATCTGGCAAATCTAAACATCCGTAAGGCCATGAATTTGGCATTAGACAAAGATAAATTGGTCAATTCCATTTTGAACAACGGCTCGGTTGTTGCTAATGGCAATGTGCCAAAAGGATTAGCAGAAAACCCAAAAACAGGTGAAGATTTTCGAGCTGAAAACGGTGATTTAACTCATTTTGATCCTAGGGAAGCTAAGAAACACTGGGAAAAGGGGTTAAACGAGCTTGGCAAGGAAAAGCTCGGAATTTCATTGATCAGTTCTGATTCTGGTACATCTAAGCAATTGGCTGAAAATATTAAATATCAACTGGAAGAAAATCTTCCGGGGTTAACGATTACTATAAGGAATCTGACGCCAAAAGCTAGTATTGCAGCCAATGTTGGACAAAATTACGAAATGATTATGACCGGCTGGAATGGCGACTATCATGATCCGCTTACCTACCTGAATCTATTTATTACTGATAGCCCAGGAAATCATACCGGTTATTCAAATAAAGAATATGACCGCCTTGTATTAGGTGCAAAAGGAAGTATGGCAAACGACGCGTTGAAGCGCTGGAATGCTATGCTGAAAGCTGAAAGAATGTTGATTGAGGACAGTGCTGTATTGATCCCACTTTATCAGGACGGGTCAGCATTCCTGCAAAAGAATTACTTGAAAAACTTTGTAACCTATAAGGTTGGCGCGGACAACTATAAATGGATTGATATTGAAAAATAAGTATAAAAGGAGCTCACATTCTATGTGGGCTCCTTTTAAAAATCACTTCATAATCCGCTTTGTTATATTATGGGCTATTTTTCCTCCAGGGTAGCGTAATGGAATATCAAATTTTGTTGTTTGTTTTAGAATGCTTTTCTTGTGGGAAAAGGTGTCAAAGCTATCTTTTCCGTGATAGGAACCCATCCCGCTGGTGCCAACACCACCGAATGGAAGGTTTGGATTTGCCAGATGGTATAGGGTATCGTTAATACATCCGCCCCCAAACGATAAACGACCCAGCACCTTTTGCTGAGACTCAGCATTTTCGCCAAAAAAGTATAATGATAATGGTTTTTCTTTACCTTTTAAAACTGCAATTGCTTCCTCTAAATTCTGAAACGTCAGAACAGGTAATAATGGGCCAAAGATCTCTTCTTCCATAATGGGATCTTCAAAGGTGGCATCATCTATGATTGTTGGTTCAATGGAACATAATTCCCGATTCATTCCTCCACCATAAACAATATTACTTTCCGCTAAAAGGTATTTTAAGCGGTCAAAATGGTCTGTGTTTACAATTCGACCATAGTTTTTATTTTGAACCGGATCTTTTCCATAAAAGGATTTAATATGTTTTTTCATCGCTTTTATTACTTTTTGTTTTACTTTTTCATGGACAAATAAGAAATCAGGTGCCACGCACGTTTGACCGGCATTGGTAAACTTGCCCCAAACAATACGTTTAGCGGCTAAATCAATGTTGGCATCTTTATCAACAATTGCCGGGCTCTTTCCGCCAAGCTCCAATGTAACAGGTGTTAAATGTTCACTGGCTTGTTTCATGATAATTTTTCCGACATTTGTACTGCCTGTAAAAAAGATATAGTCAAATTTTAATTCAAGTAATTGCTGACTGGTTTCCTCAGCCCCTTCGACCACGGCAACATAATTGGCATCAAATGTTGAACCGATCATATGGGCTAGCAGCGAGGAAGTTGCCATCGTAAATTCAGAGGGCTTGATAATTACTGTGTTTCCGGCAGCCAACGCACCGATTACAGGGGCGATAGCCAATTGCAAAGGATAGTTCCAAGGCGCTATTGTAATCGTTACACCATATGGTTCCGCAAGTACGAAGCTCTTGGAACCCTTATGGGTAATCGGTGTGTCAACCTTTTCGGCTTTCATCCACTCTTTAAGGTGTTTTATTGTGACGTCAATTTCACTGTAAAGAAAGCCTAATTCAGTTGTTAAAGTCTCATTTTTAGATTTATTCAGATCATCATTTAAGGCTTGGTAGATGTCCTTTTCATAAGTTTTCAGCATGTCTCGCAGTTTTTTCAGTTGTTCCTTGCGAAAAGCATAGGGGAGTGTCTGCTCGGATTTAAAAAATGTGCGCTGGTTATTGACCAAAGTATGGAATGGATTCATCGTAAAAACTCCTTCGCCATTATTTTTTAGTAGGGATGTCCATTACAAAAAAATCATGTGCAAGTTTCGTGTTCGAAAAAATAGATTGAGCTTCCCGAACCAGGTCCTGACTGTCTTGTTTTTGATAACGTGAGGAAATATGAGTCAGCACAAGTTGACGGACCGAACTGTCCTTTGCCAGGGTTGCTGCTTGTACCGTTGTTGAATGGAAATATTGATCAGCAAGATCCTCATTTTCCCGGTTAAATGTTGCTTCATGAACTAACACATCGGAATCAAGAACAAATTCTGTATTGGTTCCTGTTCGACGTGTATCCCCTAAAATGGAGATGGTGCGGCCTTTTTTGTCTGGACCCAAAAAGTCGGATCTGGCAATAGATTGACCATTTGGTAGAATGGTTGTCTCTTGTTCCTTAATTTGCTGATAAAGTGGCCCAGGAGAAATACCTTTTTCTTTTAGTTTTGAAACAAGTAATTCTCCGGGTTTATCCTTCTCTTCTATGCGAAATCCATAACTGGATATTCCATGGTGGAGCTTTTTACAATATACCTTAAATGTGTCATCTTCAAACAATTTTCCCTCAGAAAGTTCGATAAATTGCAATGGATACGTTAGATGCGTACCGCTGATTTGCAGACTGGTTTCTACGTATTCTTTAATTCCTGTTGGTCCATAAATGGTTAACAGGTCATTACCCCCTTGGAATGACCTGCTGCTTAACAAACCCGGAAGTCCAAATAAATGATCCCCATGCAGGTGGGTAATAAAAACTTTGTTAATTTTTCTTGGTTTAATGGATGTCCGTAATATTTGATGTTGCGTCGATTCTCCGCAATCAAACAACCATATACTATTTTGTTCCTGTAACAATGTTAGGGCAAGGGAAGATACATTTCTTTCCTTTGAAGGCACCCCGGATCCTGTCCCAAGGAAAATTAATTCCATGCGATTCTCCTCCTATCGCCAACCACGCTTATACTGTGTTGGTGCGTCAATGGTTTCTCCTAATTCATCCGCGACTTCTTTAGCCCAATACGGATTTCTTAGCAATGCCCGGGCAACAATGATAAGATCTGCACGGCCATTTTGCAGGATTTCCTCAGCCTGGATACCGGTTGTGATAAGTCCAACAGCTCCCGTTGAAATAGCTGTTTCCTTCTTAATTGCTTCACATCTTGGAACCTGATAGCCGGGGAATGCTGCTAATTTTGCTGGGACAACACCGCCGGAACTGCAATCGATTAGAGCTACTCCTTGTTTTTTCATTGCTTGTGCATAATAGAAAAAGTCCTGAAGCGAGTTGCCATTTTCATTGTATTCATCTGTTGAAATACGAACAAAAATAGGACCATTCCATTCAGATTTTACAGCATCAATTATTTCGGAAAGAAAACGATAACGGTTTTCCCGGGAACCTCCATATGAGTCTGTCCTTTTGTTGATTAAAGGAGTTAAAAATTCATTAATCAAATATCCATGAGCACCA
This Virgibacillus phasianinus DNA region includes the following protein-coding sequences:
- the namA gene encoding NADPH dehydrogenase NamA, which codes for MNKLFTPIEFGNVTLKNRITMSPMCMYSCFDQDGKITPFHMTHYVSRAIGQVGLVFTEATAVQPEGRISAEDLGIWEDGHVEGLTELNKQIHAYGAKSGIQLAHAGRKAELESTIYAPSAIAFNEKYKEPKEMSTDDINRTIQAFKDGAKRAKEAGFDIIELHGAHGYLINEFLTPLINKRTDSYGGSRENRYRFLSEIIDAVKSEWNGPIFVRISTDEYNENGNSLQDFFYYAQAMKKQGVALIDCSSGGVVPAKLAAFPGYQVPRCEAIKKETAISTGAVGLITTGIQAEEILQNGRADLIIVARALLRNPYWAKEVADELGETIDAPTQYKRGWR